DNA sequence from the Candidatus Hydrogenedentota bacterium genome:
GTTACGGCGGTCTGCGTGAACGAGCCGTCCAATCGGTTGCGCTACTTTTTGTCGTTTTGCGATCGGGTTCAACTTCACGGTGAAGAGCCCGCCGAGCAGTGCAACAATTTCGGCGCGCGAGCGATCAAGGTCTTTCGCGCCGGGCCGGGCTTCCAGATCGAATCGATGCGCGACTACCGGGTTGGCGCGTACCTTTTGGACGCGTGGGCACCTGACGCGCGGGGCGGCACGGGCAAGACGCTCGACTGGGACATCGCCGAGAAAGCCGTGTCGCTTGGAAAGCCGATTATTCTTGCCGGTGGACTGACGCCCGACAACGTCGCCGAGGCCGTTCGCAGGGTGCGGCCGTATGCAGTGGATACCGCGGGCGGGGTCGAATCCGCCCCGGGAAAGAAGGACCATGCCAAGCTCAGAAGCTTTGTTGAGAACGCCAAGCGGGCCTTACTCGCTGCCGGATAGCCGCGGGCGCTATGGCCGTTTCGGCGGACGATACGTCCCCGAAACGCTCATGCACCCGCTGATCGAGCTTGAAGAAGCCTACGCCGGCGCGCAGACCGATTCGGCGTTTCAGGCCGAACTCGAGCGCTTGCGCAAGCACTATATCGGCCGCCCGACACCGCTCTATTTCGCGCGCCGTTTCACCGAGCACCTTGCCGGCGCGAAGGTCTATTTCAAACGCGAGGACCTCGCCCACACGGGCGCGCACAAGATCAACAACGCACTTGGGCAGACCCTGCTCGCCAAGCGTATGGGCAAGCGCCGCGTTATCGCCGAGACCGGGGCGGGTCAGCACGGTGTCGCGACGGCCACGGCGTGCGCGCTGCTAGGTCTCGACTGCGAAGTCTACATGGGCACCGAGGACATGGAGCGTCAGAAGCTCAACGTCTTCCGGATGCGCCTGCTCGGCAGCAAAGTGACGCCCGTCGATTCGGGCACGAAGACGCTCAAGGACGCCATCAACGAGGCCATGCGTGACTGGGTAACCAACGTCGGGGATACGCACTACGTTCTCGGTACGGTTGAAGGTCCCCATCCCTATCCGCTGATTTGCCGCGATTTTCAGAAGATCATCGGCGAGGAAACTCGCGCGCAAATCATGGAACAGGAAGGCCGCCTGCCGGACGTTCTCATCGCGTGCGTCGGCGGCGGCAGCAATTCCATCGGACTGTTCTTCGAGTTCATCAAGGACGAATCCGTAAAGATGATCGGCGTGGAAGCGGGCGGCCACGGCCCCGAAACAGGGCGCCATGCGGCGCGTTTCGCGGGCGGCGTCGTCGGAATGCTGCACGGCGCAATGAGCTACGTATTGCAGGACGCGCATGGCCAAATCATGGGCACGCACAGCATTTCCGCGGGCCTCGATTATCCCAGCATCGGACCCGAGCACGCCCACTGGCACGACATCGGCCGCGTCGACTACACCTACGCGAACGATGATGAAGCGCTGGATGCGTTCAAACTGACCAGCCGCCTCGAGGGCATCATTCCCGCGCTCGAAAGCGCGCACGCCATCGCGCACGCGGTCAAGATCGTACCGAAACTCGGCAAGGACCAGATTGTGATCGTGAACATGTCCGGCCGCGGCGACAAGGACGTACAGCAGGCCGCGCGGTTTCTGCTCAGCGGGGAGGACTCGCTGTGAACCGCATTGACGCACGTTTTGCCGCGCTCGCCGAAACCGGCGACACCGCCTTCATTCCATACATCACCGCCGGCGATCCCACGCTCGCGATGACAGCGAAGATCGTGTTCGAGCTCGATCGCGCTGGCTGCGATATCGTCGAACTGGGCGTGCCCTTCTCCGACCCGATTGCAGATGGCGTCGTGAACCAGGAAGCCGCGCAGCGCGCCCTCAAACATCATGTCACCCTTCACGATGTCGTGCACGATGTCGTGAATTTGGTTCGCGACATCCGGAAACAAACTGAAGTCCCGATAGTCCTCTTCACGTACTACAATCCCGTCCTTGCCTACGGAATTGAATCGTTTGCGCGTGATTGCGCCAACGCCGGCGTCGATGGCGTGTTGTGCGTCGATCTGCCGCCGGACGAGGACGACGATTATAAGACGACCTTGGACAGGCACGGCGTTGCGACCATATTTCTCGCCGCGCCCACGAGCACGCCCGAACGCATCGCGCTGATCGCGCGGCACTCGACAGGGTTCGTCTACTACGTTTCGCGCACCGGCGTCACGGGCGAACGCGCGGACATCGCTTCGACCGTTCAAGGCATGGTCGCCTCGATCAAGCAACACACGGCAACCCCGGTCGCGGTTGGATTTGGCATATCCAGCCCGGCGCAAGCCGCGGAAGTCGCCGGTTACGCGGACGGCGTGATCGTTGGCAGCGCAATTGTTCGCCTCATCGGAAAGTCGGGTGATTCACCGGATACTCCGAAGAATGTGTATACCTTCGTAAAACCGCTCGTGGACGCCGCGAAATCTGGTGCGGCGGCCTCCAGAGCATGATCGATGTGGCAAATCTCTAGACCCTAAACCCAAACACCATACCCGAGAATTACACGCATGCCCGGTTACGACATACAAACGCTCGATGCCCTAATGACGGCGATCTCGTTCATCGTCGGCGCAATGGTGGGCAGCTTCCTCAACGTCTGCGTGTACCGGCTTCCGAAGGGCGAGTCGATCGTGCATCCGCGATCGCGGTGCCCGAAGTGCGAGAAGCCCATACTTTGGTACGACAACATTCCCATGCTGAGTTGGCTGATGCTCGGCGCAAAGTGCCGCAACTGCAAGACGCCGATCAGTTGGCAGTATCCGCTCGTCGAGGCAATCACCGCGGCGCTGTTCGCGGGCGTCTACGTCCGCTTCGGATTCACGCCGGCGTCGCCCATCTATATGCTGCTGGCTGCATCGTTGGTTCTCGTAACGTTCGTCGATCTGACGGACTGGACCATTCCAAACGAAGTAACGTTTCCGGGCATTCCGCTTGGGCTGGTTTGCGCGCTGGTCGCCATGTTCGTACCCGATACGAACCTGATGATTCTGAGCCCACCGAGCGTTCCCATTTTCAGCGCGCTCCTGGGCGCGCTTGTCGGCGGCGGCATCCTGTACCTGCTCGACAAGGGCGCGCTGCTCTTTCTCGGCAAGCGCGGCATGGGATTCGGCGACGTAAAACTGATCGCGATGCTCGGCGCATTTTTCGGCTTCCCGGCGGTGTTCATGATTATCGCGGTCGCCGCGTTTGGCGGCGCGATACTCGGCTACAGCCTCATCCTCCTCCAACGTTCGAAGGGGGAAGAGGAAAGCGCGCACTACATTCCGTTCGGCCCGTACCTGTCGTTCGCGGGAATCGTCGTCATGTTTTTCGGCGAGTACTTTTATAAGTGGTGGACGACTTCGGTCGGCCTCGACATTCCGCAACTGCCGTACTAAGAGGACCAATTCGTGTTACGTTATCTCACCGCCGGGGAATCGCACGGGCGGGGCTGCTTCTGCATCCTCGACGGGTTCCCCGCGGGGCTTCGCCTCAAACCCGAGGACATCAACTTCTGGCTCGCCGAACGCCAGAAGGGCTACGGCCGCGGCGGTCGCCAGCGTATCGAGAAGGACGAAGTCGACGTGCTTGCCGGCATGCGCGGCGGCGTGACCCTCGGCGGACCAATCCTGATGGTGGTGTGGAACCGCGACTTCAAGAACTGGGCCGACGCAATGGACCCGTGGAAACCGTCCACCGGCCCGCGCGCCGTGAAGGTCGTGCAACCGCGCCCCGGCCACGCGGACCTCGTCGGCGCGATGAAGTACGAGCAAGACGATTGCCGCAACATCCTCGAACGCGCGTCGGCGCGTGAAACAGCCGCGCGCGTCGCCGCGGGCGCCATGTGCCGCAGACTGCTGGCCGAGTTCGGCGTCGATCTCGCGGGACACGTCGTTCAAATCGGGCCGGTTGCCGCAAAGACGGACAAGGTCAATTCGAGCGACATCCGAAAACTTTCGATGAAATCGCCGGTCCGGTGCTGCGACAAACAAGCGGCATCTGCTATGGTCGACGTTATCAAGAAGTGCAAACGCGACAAGGATTCCGTCGGCGGTATCGTCGAAGTTCGCGCGTGGGGTCTTCCGGCCGGCATCGGCACATTTACGCAGTGGGACCGCAAGGTGGACGCGCGCATCGCGCAGGCAATGATGAGCATTCAGGCCGTGAAGGGTGTCGAAATTGGAATCGGCTTTCGCGGCGCGGGCAGGCTGGGCAGCAAGTATCACGACGAGATCGTTCGCGAAGACAAGCCGCGCGTGGGGGGGAAGTACCGCCGCCTGACGAACAACCTCGGCGGTACCGAAGGAAGCATGACAACGGGCGAAGAGCTGATTGTCCGCGTGGCCAAGAAGCCCATCTCGACGCTGATGAAACCGTTGCGCACGGTGAACATCGAAACGCTCGAACCCGCGCTGGCCGTCCTCGAACGAAGCGATACCTGCGCGGTCCCGGCGCTCGCGATCATCGTCGAGTCTGCGCTCGCGATAGTCCTCGCCGAGTTTTTCATCGAAAAATTCGGCGGTGACACCGTCGCGGAAATGAAGCGCAACTTCGACCGCTACGTCGCCGAAATCAACAAGCGCTAATACACGAAGCGGGTTGGAAGGCCGAGTGACGCGAGGCTCCGTCCGGGCCGCAAGCAACAAGCGTAAATGACAAACATTCCAGACGACATCGTTCCGATCCCACTCCCGACTCCGTTCATCGTTGGTCCGGTCAACACGTTTGTCATAAAGCGCGAGCCGATCACGCTCGTCGACACCGGCGTCAGTACGGAGGACTCCTACGCGGCCCTCGATGCGGGGCTGAACGCCCACGGCCTTGCGATTCGCGACATCAAGGCCATTCTCCTCACGCACGGACACGTCGATCACATTGGCCAACTGTCGCGGCTGGTCGAAGAGTCCGGCGCGGAGACGTACGCGCATATCTCTGTCGTGCCGCGCCACGATGACCCGCGGGAAGCAGAGCGCAAGTCGCGCGAGTTCATCTACAAGACATTTCACGAATTCGGGGTACCCGGCGAGATAATCGAAGCGGCAAAGAAAGCGAGAGAGAGTTTTCAGGGAATGAGCGGGCCGCCTCGTATTGACCACACGCTGGCGGATGGCGAACGTGTTTTCGAGTTCGATGTATTGCATGTCCCCGGTCATTCGTCCTCCGATACCTTGTTCGTCGATCGCGATCGTAGCCTTGCATTCACCGGCGACCACGTACTGAAAGGGGTCAATCCCACGCCGCTTATTCGCCGCGACCCCGCAACGGGCGAGCGCGTGAAGAGCCTGCTGCAATTCGAGCAATCGCTCGAACGCACGCGCGCGCTCGGACTGGCAATCATGTATCCCGGCCATGGCGCCGTGATAACCACGCCCGACGAAGTCATCGGCCGAATTCTCCAACGTCACGAACGGCGCACGGAAAAAGTCCTCACATTGGTCCGCGAACGCGTCGCGACGCCATTTGAGGTGTCCCGAGTACTCTTCCCGGAACTCGACAACGAGCACATCTACCTTGCGCTGTCCACCGCGATAGGGCACCTCGATATACTCGAGGCGCGCCGGCAGGTCCTTGCGCAGTCAGACAACGGGGTCACTTACTACGCACGCCTCCACTAACTTGCCCAACGTGTTGCACTGTTCATCGCGTACGTTCACAGGCCGAAGCGAGATTCCGGTCGGCGTGAGACCGTCGCCACCCGGGCGGTGGCTGTGCTCGCCTCAATTGCGGTAACCTTGCTCATATGACCACCAAATTCGGCATTCTCCGCTTCCACGAACAGTACTTTGAACGCATCTGGGGCGGTCAACGCCTGCGATCTCGTTATGGCAAACCGATTCCTGCGGACAAGTCGATTGGGGAGGCTTGGCTCATTTCGGATCACCCGTCCGCGGTCAGCGTTGTCAGCGACGGTCCGCACGCCGGCCGCACCCTGCACGAACTACTCGAGATGGACGCGGACGCGTTGCTCGGTTCGCGAACGAAACTCACCCCGCACGGACGCTTTCCGCTTCTCCTCAAGCTGTTGGACTCGACCGATGTCCTTTCAGTCCAAGTGCATCCGGACGACGCAACGGCGGCTGCCCTCGGGGAGCCGGACGTGGGCAAGACGGAGATGTGGCACATTCTCCATGCTGAGCCAGGCGCGGAGCTTTTCTGCGGACTAACGCCCGGAACTACGCCCGAACAGGTGCGCGCATCGATTGAGGCAGGTTCGCTTGAGGGCCATCTGCTGCGATTCAAAGTGAAGCAGGGGGACTCGATATTCGTGCCAGCGGGCACAGTGCACGCCATAGGCGCGGGAATCGTGCTGGCGGAGATCCAGCAGAACAGCGACCTGACCTACCGCCTGTACGACTGGAACCGGGTCGATGCTTCGGGACGGCCGCGCGACTTGCACATCGACAAGGCGCTGAAAGCGATACATTTTGACTACAAAAACTCAGCGGAAAATATAATAGATGCGAATGCGCGAGCGCAGGCCCGGCATGTTACTGACCTTGTTTCATCGGCCTATTTCTCAGCCCGACTCTGCACGCCAGGTAACCCTGTCGCGTTTCAGTGTAAAGGGCTGTTTTTCATCATATTATGCATATCTAGCTGCATCAGTGTTTCTACTGAAACACTATCGGTAGGCCTTGAATCAGGGCAGGCCTGTCTGCTCCCTGCCTGTGCCGATAATTTTACGCTGTCTGGCGGCGGCCAAGCGCTGGTGTATTCTGCGTGAGAACGTACGGCGCGTGAAGTCAGTGCGCCATGAGGTTGTCGATTCCGGGAGGCGGCACAAACTTGGGCGCCGTTCCGTCCGTGATCGCGCCCATTCGCATGTGGATCGCGGGGGTCAGTTCCGGGTGTGTCAGAATGTAAAACCGATCCGCCAAGACGGCGTCGACGACGTGGTCCGCGATGACGTCCGGCGGCAAACCGTTGTCAACCACGTGGCGGGTATGTTCCCGCATCAGTTCGCCGACGGAGCTCAAGTTGGGGTTTTCGTTTAGAAGTTCCGAGGGCCGGTTTCTGTCGGAGTCGACGATTTTCGTGCTGACCCACGCTGGGCACAAGACCGATACCCCGACTTTCGTTTGCAGAATCTGCATTTCGTGGTAAAGCGCTTCCGACAACGCGACGACGGCATGCTTCGTCGTGCAGTAGATGCCCATGCCGGGGCCGGTAATCAGTCCCGCGATGGAGGCTGTGTTCACGATATGGCAGTCTTCACCCTGTTCGAGCAGGATGGGCAGGAACGCGTGCACGCCGTGTATCACACCCCAGAGGTTCACACCGACGACCCATTCCCAGTCGCGGATGGTGCTCTCCGTGAGGAGGCCCGCGGTCGCGACGCCGGCGTTGTTGCAGACGACGTGAACGCTGCCGAAATGTTCGCGGGATTTTGCAGCGAGCGACTGGACGTCCGGCAACTTCGCAACGTCGCACCGGAGCGTGAAAACTTCCGCCCCCGAAGAGCGTAGTGTAGCGGCCGCGGATTCGAGCGCGCCGGTCTCGATGTCCGCGAGGGCAAGCTTCATCCCTTCGGCGGCGAAGCGCTTCGCCATGGCAAACCCGATTCCGCTGGCCGCGCCCGTAACGACGGCGACCTTTCCTTCAAGCGATTGCATATGCCCCCTGTTGCGCGCGCTGGTTTAACTGGCGCGGCGTGTCATGCGATAGCGGATATGCCGAGCACGGCATCACGCACCGCACGGTCCCATTCGATTACCGGTCTGCGACTTTGCCGTCCCTTCCGGATCGAGATGTCCGATTATCGGACAGCCCCGGCACGACGGGTTCGACTCGCACCAGTCCTGATACACCTGCAGCAGCCCTTGTTGCAGGCGGAAGTTTACTTTGCCGGGCTTCGCGTCTCCAAATACGCGCGGAAGCATGCGCTTCACCACGTGGTTCTCACTTTCCTTGGGCATTGCCGCGAAGAATTCGAGCGCGCGTTCTTCGAGTGAACGGTCGCGTTCGCGTCGCGCGACGGCCAGCGCCGCGGGAAGGAACACGTTGCCGATGATCGCGCGCACGCGCGCCGCGCCCAGCGTGGCCACGGGCTTTGCGAGCCGCTTACCGGTCCACGTGCAGTGTTCCGCCCAAAACCCCATCGCGTCGGGGAACAAGTTCTCGAGCGCGCGCCGCCGCGCGGCCACGGTGTTTTCGGCGCGCCATATTGTGTTTAAGGACTCCCAAAGTCCCGCGCGCGACGTTCGCGCGAGGAACCGCGCGGCGCCGCTGAGCCTACGCTCGGGATAATTGTTGGGCCGCACGCCGACGCGTTTCCACGTCAGCGGTATCGAACGCAGCCCCGACAAGTGATCGCGGCGCAGCGCGCGCAACCGCGCAAAGTGGGGGACCGCTGTTGTTCCCTCCGGCAACGCATCCGGCAGCAGGCCCGCGAGTTGGAAGAACGCGGCCTCGACGAGAAATGCGTCGTGCTTTGCGAGCTGCACGACGCGCTCGTGGGGCAATTGCTGTGCGATTGCGCGGAAGTGGTGCTTGTACCGGCTGTATCCGCACGCGGTCAAGAAGGCCTCGTACACCGCCTGATCGACGCCAACGCGATCCATGCGCTCGCGGATTGCGCGGGCCTTGTTCAGCATGCGCCACTCCCCGGCAAGCATGACGAAGTCGCGAACGCGACCGGCGCCGTGCGCCTGCGCAATCCCCGCGCAGTATCCGCGCCCGAGCGAGACATCAACCTCGCCGTTCCCCGCCTCCGCGAGATCGGGCAGGTTGTAGATCGATTCATCGACGTAGTTGCCCAACAACAAACACGGGACCGCGCGGCCCGTCGATGTCAGCGGGAGGGCGGCGGGGGGCTTGGGTTCGAGCACGACGACAAGCAATACGTTGTCGTAGCGCGGGTCGAGGTGGTGTCCGTGTGCACGCCACGCGGCGTGATCGAGATGAATCTCGATATCACCGGTCCGCGTCGTTCCGCCAAATTCGATCTGCGCGCCGCGGAAATCCGGCCCCTCGGAGTGGTTCCACCACCCCGGGGAAACGATGCGCACACGCTGGCCCTCGGTCGT
Encoded proteins:
- a CDS encoding phosphoribosylanthranilate isomerase, giving the protein MKAKTLHDSATKVKICGITSLEDALAACEAGADAIGFNFAEEAKKRCRYIEPDEARAIAAQLPPLVMVTAVCVNEPSNRLRYFLSFCDRVQLHGEEPAEQCNNFGARAIKVFRAGPGFQIESMRDYRVGAYLLDAWAPDARGGTGKTLDWDIAEKAVSLGKPIILAGGLTPDNVAEAVRRVRPYAVDTAGGVESAPGKKDHAKLRSFVENAKRALLAAG
- the trpB gene encoding tryptophan synthase subunit beta: MPSSEALLRTPSGPYSLPDSRGRYGRFGGRYVPETLMHPLIELEEAYAGAQTDSAFQAELERLRKHYIGRPTPLYFARRFTEHLAGAKVYFKREDLAHTGAHKINNALGQTLLAKRMGKRRVIAETGAGQHGVATATACALLGLDCEVYMGTEDMERQKLNVFRMRLLGSKVTPVDSGTKTLKDAINEAMRDWVTNVGDTHYVLGTVEGPHPYPLICRDFQKIIGEETRAQIMEQEGRLPDVLIACVGGGSNSIGLFFEFIKDESVKMIGVEAGGHGPETGRHAARFAGGVVGMLHGAMSYVLQDAHGQIMGTHSISAGLDYPSIGPEHAHWHDIGRVDYTYANDDEALDAFKLTSRLEGIIPALESAHAIAHAVKIVPKLGKDQIVIVNMSGRGDKDVQQAARFLLSGEDSL
- a CDS encoding tryptophan synthase subunit alpha, with protein sequence MNRIDARFAALAETGDTAFIPYITAGDPTLAMTAKIVFELDRAGCDIVELGVPFSDPIADGVVNQEAAQRALKHHVTLHDVVHDVVNLVRDIRKQTEVPIVLFTYYNPVLAYGIESFARDCANAGVDGVLCVDLPPDEDDDYKTTLDRHGVATIFLAAPTSTPERIALIARHSTGFVYYVSRTGVTGERADIASTVQGMVASIKQHTATPVAVGFGISSPAQAAEVAGYADGVIVGSAIVRLIGKSGDSPDTPKNVYTFVKPLVDAAKSGAAASRA
- a CDS encoding prepilin peptidase, giving the protein MTAISFIVGAMVGSFLNVCVYRLPKGESIVHPRSRCPKCEKPILWYDNIPMLSWLMLGAKCRNCKTPISWQYPLVEAITAALFAGVYVRFGFTPASPIYMLLAASLVLVTFVDLTDWTIPNEVTFPGIPLGLVCALVAMFVPDTNLMILSPPSVPIFSALLGALVGGGILYLLDKGALLFLGKRGMGFGDVKLIAMLGAFFGFPAVFMIIAVAAFGGAILGYSLILLQRSKGEEESAHYIPFGPYLSFAGIVVMFFGEYFYKWWTTSVGLDIPQLPY
- the aroC gene encoding chorismate synthase; the protein is MLRYLTAGESHGRGCFCILDGFPAGLRLKPEDINFWLAERQKGYGRGGRQRIEKDEVDVLAGMRGGVTLGGPILMVVWNRDFKNWADAMDPWKPSTGPRAVKVVQPRPGHADLVGAMKYEQDDCRNILERASARETAARVAAGAMCRRLLAEFGVDLAGHVVQIGPVAAKTDKVNSSDIRKLSMKSPVRCCDKQAASAMVDVIKKCKRDKDSVGGIVEVRAWGLPAGIGTFTQWDRKVDARIAQAMMSIQAVKGVEIGIGFRGAGRLGSKYHDEIVREDKPRVGGKYRRLTNNLGGTEGSMTTGEELIVRVAKKPISTLMKPLRTVNIETLEPALAVLERSDTCAVPALAIIVESALAIVLAEFFIEKFGGDTVAEMKRNFDRYVAEINKR
- a CDS encoding MBL fold metallo-hydrolase: MTNIPDDIVPIPLPTPFIVGPVNTFVIKREPITLVDTGVSTEDSYAALDAGLNAHGLAIRDIKAILLTHGHVDHIGQLSRLVEESGAETYAHISVVPRHDDPREAERKSREFIYKTFHEFGVPGEIIEAAKKARESFQGMSGPPRIDHTLADGERVFEFDVLHVPGHSSSDTLFVDRDRSLAFTGDHVLKGVNPTPLIRRDPATGERVKSLLQFEQSLERTRALGLAIMYPGHGAVITTPDEVIGRILQRHERRTEKVLTLVRERVATPFEVSRVLFPELDNEHIYLALSTAIGHLDILEARRQVLAQSDNGVTYYARLH
- a CDS encoding class I mannose-6-phosphate isomerase — translated: MTTKFGILRFHEQYFERIWGGQRLRSRYGKPIPADKSIGEAWLISDHPSAVSVVSDGPHAGRTLHELLEMDADALLGSRTKLTPHGRFPLLLKLLDSTDVLSVQVHPDDATAAALGEPDVGKTEMWHILHAEPGAELFCGLTPGTTPEQVRASIEAGSLEGHLLRFKVKQGDSIFVPAGTVHAIGAGIVLAEIQQNSDLTYRLYDWNRVDASGRPRDLHIDKALKAIHFDYKNSAENIIDANARAQARHVTDLVSSAYFSARLCTPGNPVAFQCKGLFFIILCISSCISVSTETLSVGLESGQACLLPACADNFTLSGGGQALVYSA
- a CDS encoding SDR family NAD(P)-dependent oxidoreductase gives rise to the protein MQSLEGKVAVVTGAASGIGFAMAKRFAAEGMKLALADIETGALESAAATLRSSGAEVFTLRCDVAKLPDVQSLAAKSREHFGSVHVVCNNAGVATAGLLTESTIRDWEWVVGVNLWGVIHGVHAFLPILLEQGEDCHIVNTASIAGLITGPGMGIYCTTKHAVVALSEALYHEMQILQTKVGVSVLCPAWVSTKIVDSDRNRPSELLNENPNLSSVGELMREHTRHVVDNGLPPDVIADHVVDAVLADRFYILTHPELTPAIHMRMGAITDGTAPKFVPPPGIDNLMAH
- a CDS encoding DUF2851 family protein; protein product: MRARVTKPMTAGAATNSVDDARVFRDAYARLVTVAREGKRAVSEQIIQAIWYDQLFDADALVTTEGQRVRIVSPGWWNHSEGPDFRGAQIEFGGTTRTGDIEIHLDHAAWRAHGHHLDPRYDNVLLVVVLEPKPPAALPLTSTGRAVPCLLLGNYVDESIYNLPDLAEAGNGEVDVSLGRGYCAGIAQAHGAGRVRDFVMLAGEWRMLNKARAIRERMDRVGVDQAVYEAFLTACGYSRYKHHFRAIAQQLPHERVVQLAKHDAFLVEAAFFQLAGLLPDALPEGTTAVPHFARLRALRRDHLSGLRSIPLTWKRVGVRPNNYPERRLSGAARFLARTSRAGLWESLNTIWRAENTVAARRRALENLFPDAMGFWAEHCTWTGKRLAKPVATLGAARVRAIIGNVFLPAALAVARRERDRSLEERALEFFAAMPKESENHVVKRMLPRVFGDAKPGKVNFRLQQGLLQVYQDWCESNPSCRGCPIIGHLDPEGTAKSQTGNRMGPCGA